Part of the Vicinamibacterales bacterium genome is shown below.
TTATACGATGTTTGGTGGCGTGCAAGCGGTCACTTGGACCGACGTGAAACAGATGGTCGTTATTGTGGCGGGCTTGGCGGCGGTGGTGTTCGCACTCGTTTTGGGACTACCAGAAGATGTTGGCCTCGGCGAGGCCCTACACATTGCGGGTGCGACGGGTCGACTTACTACAATCGATTTTCAGTTCGACCTGAACGAGACCTATACGTTCTGGTCAGGATTGATCGGCGGGCTTTTCTTAATGCTTGGCTACTTCGGATGTGATCAGAGTCAGGTGCAACGCTATTTGACCGCCGAGTCAGTCAACGCAGGACGACGCTCGCTCCTGATGAGCGCCTTCGTGAAGATCCCGCTCCAAGCGCTGATCCTGCTAACCGGCGTACTCGTGTTTACGTTCTATCTGTTCCAAGCTCCACCAATGCTTTTTAATCCGGTACACGAAGCGGAGATGCAAGCAAGTTCACGAGCGGCGGAGTGGACGGCGCTCGACACGGAGTTTCAGAACGTGCTCGATGTGCGGAGGGCTGCGGTCCGTGATGCGGTAACGGCCCGCCGGACGGGTAACCCCGCTGCGACGAGAGTGGCCCAGGCTGCCTTTGTTGAACATCAGCGGAGCTTGACTACGATTCGTGGGCGGGCCGTATCACTGGTGAAGGAAGTCACAGACGATGCTTCCTACAATGACGTGAACTATGTTTTCCCAACCTTTGTGACGACCGAATTACCGATCGGCCTGGTTGGGTTGATCGTCGCCGCTATCTTTGCTGCAGCCATGTCAAGCATTGCTGCCGAGCTAAATTCACTATCGACCGCGACCGTAATCGATATGTATCGTCGTCACATTCGCACCGACGCGTCTGACCAGCACTACCTCCGCGTATCGAAAACAGTCACTGGCTTCTGGGGACTTTTTGCTTCCCTCGTGGCGGTGTATGCCGCAAACCTTGGGTCACTTATCGAGGTGGTAAATCGATTCGGGTCCTTCTTTTATGGCTCGTTACTGGGCGTGTTCATCCTTGCCGTGGGCACGCGGCGGGCGACATCGCTCGGAGCGGTTTGGGGGTTGGTTGGTGGAATGGTCACGGTAACCTACGTTGCAGTGACCAGCAGTATCTCGTTTCTGTGGCTAAATGTTGTTGGAGCCACCGCGGTCTTTGTAGTCGGCATGGCTATTAGCACCCTCTTCCCAGCTCATGAGCGCACAGTGGCCTAGGTCATCCATTTTGCTCCCAGAGAAGTCCTTGCAGAACCCAAAAGGATCAGTCCCGTCCTGGCTTTGGCTGACCACGCCTTCCCTTCAATGAGACCAAAGACTTTCTGATTCAGGAGCCCTAAAGTCCTGCTTGAGAAGGGTTGGCAAGAGCATGACCCCGTGGTATAAATCTATATACGACTAAAATGGTCGGGCTTTTTTATTGAGCGGTTTGTGCGAGATATGGCCGACCAGTGGCCTATCTTGTGACGATTTTCTTGAGCGGCAGTAGACCAGATGAGCACAGCGACGAAGGCGATTGAACAACTCACGAGCCAGGACTACAAATACGGCTTCGTGACTGACGTTGAGGCCGACACTATTCCAAAGGGACTCAGCGAGGACGTCGTTCGGCTAATTTCGGCTAAGAAAGAAGAGCCCGAATGGCTTCTCGAGTGGCGGCTCAAGGCCTATCGTCTCTGGACAACGATGGTTGAACCATTTTGGCCAAACGTCCATTACGACCCAATCGACTACCAGGCGATTAGCTACTATTCGGCCCCAAAAAAGAAGCCATCGCTCAAGAGCATGGACGAGGTGGATCCGGAAATCCGAAGCACGTTCGAAAAACTTGGGATTCCGCTTGAGGAACAGAAATTATTGTCTGGTGTTGCTGTGGATGCAGTTTTTGACAGCGTTTCTGTTGCCACGACATTTCGTGAGAAATTGGGCGAGCTCGGTGTCATCTTTTGCTCGTTTTCTGAGGCGGTTCGCGATCATCCCGAGTTGGTGCGTAAGTACCTGGGTACAGTCGTGCCGCACTCCGACAACTTTTTTTCGGCACTGAACTCGGCGGTGTTTAGCGACGGCTCCTTTGCCTACATTCCAAAGGGGGTCAAGTGTCCAATGGAACTGTCGACCTACTTCCGGATCAACGCCGCATCGACAGGACAGTTTGAACGAACGCTGATTGTTGCTGATGAAGGTGCTTCGGTAAGTTACCTTGAGGGGTGCACAGCACCGATGCGTGACGAAAACCAGTTACACGCTGCTGTTGTGGAGCTTGTGGCGCTCGACGACGCCGCGATCAAGTACTCAACGGTCCAAAACTGGTATCCGGGTGATAAGGATGGAAAGGGCGGGATTTACAACTTCGTCACTAAACGTGGGACAGCGGCCGGGCATAATTCGAAGATTACATGGACGCAGGTGGAGACCGGTTCGGCCATCACCTGGAAGTACCCCGGCTGTATCCTCCAGGGCGACAATTCGGTCGGTGAATTCTATTCGGTTGCCGTTACGACCAATCGGCAGCAGGCTGATACCGGTACAAAAATGGTGCACCTTGGTCGCAACACCCGGAGCACGATCATCTCGAAAGGCATTTCCGCGGGGCACGGCCAGAACACTTACCGAGGGCTTGTCCGGATTGGCAAAGGTGCTACCGACGCGCGAAACTATTCGCAATGTGACTCGCTATTGATCGGTGACCGCTGCGGTGCGCACACGTTTCCGTATTTTGAAGTGCGCAACACTTCATCGCAGGTCGAGCACGAGGCATCCACGTCAAAAATCGGGGAAGACCAGATTTTCTACTGCCGACAACGAGGGCTGTCGACGGAGGACGCGGTGAATATGATCGTTAGTGGGTTCTGTAAGGATGTCTTTAGAAAGCTTCCCATGGAGTTTGCAGTGGAAGCGCAGAAGCTGCTTGGGGTGAGTCTGGAGGGTAGCGTCGGCTAGGTCGCCGAAGTGGCCCGTTGGTGCTCCGAAGCGGACTTCGGATGGTCAAGTCCTTTCCCGCTAAGAGAACCCATTCTTTTATCCGGACATATCATTTCTACAGAGTCATAGAGGCAACGCGATGTTGGAGATTACGGGACTACACGCCAGTGTAGGTGGTAAGGAGATCTTGCGAGGTATTGACTTGTCGGTGAATGCGGGAGAGGTGCACGCGATCATGGGGCCCAACGGCTCTGGCAAGAGCACGCTGGCGGGGATTTTAGCAGGACGAACTGAGTACGACGTGACGAGTGGGACAGCGCGGTACCAAAACGAGAATCTGCTAGACATGGAACCCGAGGAACGTGCACGCGCTGGGGTCTTTCTGGCTTTCCAGTACCCGGTTGAGATTGCCGGTGTCAATAATGCTTATCTTCTCAAGGCAGCGCTTAACGAAGTGCGAAAGCATCGTGGAGAATCCGAACTCGACGCAATAGAGTTCATGACCTTAGTGAAAAAGCAGCTTGCTGTGCTTGAGATGAGCCCGGAGCTCCTCAACCGACCCGTGAACGATGGGTTTTCGGGGGGCGAGAAAAAGCGCAACGAAATTTTCCAAATGGCGGTGCTCGAGCCGAAGCTCGCCATTCTTGATGAAACCGACTCGGGACTCGACATTGATGCGTTGAAGATCGTAGCGAACGGCGTAAATGCGCTGCGAAGCTCGGATCGCTCGACGGTCGTCGTCACCCACTACCAGCGCATGCTTAATTACATAGTTCCTGATTTTGTGCACGTGCTCTCGGGAGGCCGGATTGTGAAATCGGGAGGTAAGGCGCTTGCGCTGGAGCTTGAGGAGAAGGGCTATGGGTGGATCGACTCTGCTGCCGAGGAGGTCAGGGCGTGAGCGCTACGTCCACCATGGAAGTCTCCGCGGTGTACGAGGGCTACCAAGCGGACTTCGACCGCCTACAGGATGGCGGGGACAAGGAGGGTGTCTCGGCCCCTCTGAAGTCGCTTCGGCAAAAGGCTATGGAGCACTTTGGTCGTCTTGGATTTCCAACGACGCGTATGGAGGACTGGAGGTTTACCAGTGTTGCGCCGATCGCCAATCGCCCCTACGCATTAGGAGCCCTCGCTGAAGTTACCGCTGACCAGATCATACGCTTTCTGATTCCGGAGTTGTCGGGGGCTCTGCTGGTATTTATCAACGGCCGGCTTTCAGTGTCACTCTCGGAAACCGGCGCACTTCCACCTGGCGTGGCAGTTCAATGTCTCGGTGACGCATTGGCGACTGGATTGGATGCAGAGGAGCCATGCCTGGTCAGCTTGGGGACGGACGGCGGGCAGCCGTTTTTCGCGCTCAACACAGCGTTTCTGCAGGATGGTGCAGTCATTAGAATAGACGACGGCGTCGTTCTGCGCGACCCCGTACACGTAATATTTATTTCAACTGCATCCGGAGAAGCGGTGGTAACACATCCACGAGTGCTCTTGCTCGTGGGTGAGAACAGTCAGGTTAGTGTTATTGAGAGCTACGCGGGTCTACGCGATGCGGGATATTTCACCAACGCCGTAACCCAGATTGATGCTGGCGCTGGCAGCGTCGTTCATCACTGCAAGATACTGCGCGAAAGTCTCCAGTCCTATCATGTGGCTGGCATGCAGGCGCGCCTTGCGCGGAATGCAATGGTGACATCGAATTCGATCACGCTAGGTGGGGCGTTGGTGCGGAACGATATTGGTGTCGTGCTGGATGGCGAGGGTGCGGAGTGCACGTTGAACGGTCTCTACCTAGCCGGAGGGAAACAGCACATCGACAACCACACCACGATTGATCACGCTTCACCGCACTGTGCCAGTCACGAGCTCTACAAAGGGATTCTGGATGGTGACGGTAGGGCGGTCTTCAATGGAAAGATTATCGTTCGGCTGGATGCCCAAAAGACTGACGCGAAGCAGTCGAACAAGGCGCTGCTCCTCTCAGAGCGGGCGCAAGTGAATACTAAGCCGCAACTCGAAATTTTTGCAGATGACGTGAAATGTGCCCACGGGGCGACGGTCGGTCAATTGGATGAAGACGCACTGTTCTACCTAAGAGCACGTGGTCTGGGACGTGAGGAGGCTCGGCGAATCCTGATTCAGGCTTTTGCCACCGACGTCCTGAACCGAGTCCGTCACAAACCAATTCAAATGGAACTTGGCCGAATCTTGCTTGACCGGTTGCCCACCATTGCTACTGGGGAGACGGCGTGAGTCAAGCCTCGGCATCGACCGCTTCCCCACCGAGTTTCGATGCGGGCCGCGTCCGCCAGGATTTTCCAATTTTGGATCGGGAAGTTCGAGGTCGTCGTCTTGTTTACCTTGATAATGCAGCAACTACTCAGAAACCCAAGGTCGTTCTCGATGTGCTCACGCGGTATTACACAGAGCACAACGCGAACATACATCGAGGGGTTCATTACCTCAGTGAGGCGGCGACCCAGGCACACGAGGCGGCACGTCTCACGGCTCAGCGGTTCCTGAACGCACGCCAAGCTCGAGAGATGATCTTTACACGGAATGCTACCGAAGGAATCAACCTCGTTGCGCAGAGTTTTGGCCGCCGGCATATTGGGAAGGGCGATGAGGTCGTCGTCACTGGCATGGAGCATCACTCGAACATTGTTCCGTGGCAGCTGCTCTGCGAGCAAACTGGCGCACTTCTTCGCGTGGTGCCGATCGCCAACGACGGTGAACTCATTTGGGAGGAGTTCGAACGCTTGGTTGGATCACGTACAAAGTTGGTGGCAGCGGTACACCTGTCTAATTCATTAGGTACGATCAATCCTGTTTCCCGTATTGTGGAACTCGCTCACCAGCACGGTGCGGCGGTGTTACTCGACGGTGCTCAGGCGGCCTATCACTTTCCTGTGGATGTACAGGCTCTGGATTGTGATTTCTATGTGGCAACCGGGCATAAGCTCTACGGTCCGACGGGTATTGGGTTACTTTACGGCAAAGCGGAACATCTCGAGGAGATGCCACCCTATCAGGGGGGTGGCGATATGGTCAGTTCGGTGACGTTTGAGAAGACAACCTACAACGAAATCCCCTACAAGTTTGAAGCGGGAACTCCCCATATCGCTGGTGCTATAGGACTCGGTGCGGCCATCGAGTATTTGACCGGGCTTGGGTTCGATCAAGTAGTACTCCATGAACGCGAACTTTTGGCGTACGCGACGGACGCGCTCCAGCAGATTCCCGGTCTCAAGCTGATCGGAACCGCTTCGGAGAAGGCCAGCATTTTGTCCTTCGTAATGGAAGGTATACATCCACATGATATTGGCACGATTATTGATCGAGAGGGTGTGGCTATCCGGACAGGCCACCATTGTACTCAGCCGGTCATGGACCGGTTTGGCGTTCCAGCGACAGCTCGAGCCTCACTGGCGATGTACAACACGCGCAATGATATCGACGCGTTGGTCGTAGCGCTCGAACAGGTGCGCCGGGTGTTTGCGTAATGTTTGATCTTCGCGATCTCTATCAGGAGGTCATACTTGACCATAACAAGCGACCGAAAAACTTCGGGCAACTCAAGGAACCTGAGCGTAGCGCAGAGGGCTATAATCCGTTGTGCGGCGATAAGCTCACCTTACATCTCGGTCTGAAGGGCGATGTGATCTGCGAGATTGCCTTTACCGGCAGCGGTTGCGCCATCTCAAAAGCGTCTGCGTCCCTGATGACTGAGAGTGTTAAGGGTAAGACACTCGCTGAAGTTCGGACACTGTCTGCACGGTTTCAAGAAATGGTGACGGCCGACGCAGAGATGGAGCCCGACACCGACGCGCTGGGGAAACTCTCGGTATTTGCAGGAGTGCGAGCCTACCCGGCCCGCGTCAAGTGCGCGGTGCTGGCGTGGCACACCTTGCGAGCGGCGATCGAGGCAGACCACAAGGTCGCCACGACGGAGTAACAATGGATATTCTAGAGTCGGATGACGACCGCCAGCCTTCTCAGTTGATAGATAAGTCCAATGAAGACAGTAAGATACATGGAGACTCACCAATGGACGCTTCAGCGCCATCGGCGATGAACACTCCACCGGTCGAGGCACCAGTCCCCGCTCAGGCTACGAAGAAAGTCGTGGGTGACCCGTTGGCGACACTCAAGTTCAAGCCGAAGATCATTGAAGCGTTATCAACTGTGTTCGACCCCGAGATCCCGGTGAATATTTATGAGCTAGGGTTGATCTATGACGTCGTGGTGGACGCGGATCATAACGTGCGGGTCACAATGACCTTGACTGCCCCAAATTGCCCAGCCGCGCAGATTTTGCCTGGTGAGGTGAAAACAAGAACCGCAAGCGTCGAGGGTGTAACCGACGCAAGCGTTGAGGTTGTGTGGGAGCCCGCTTGGACACCGGAGCGGATGTCGGACGCGGCCAAGTTACAGCTCGGCATGCTCTGAGACCGTCAGTCTTCGACTCACACGACAATCCAGGTCCAGACTTTCGATTCTGGTCTTTTCCTCCCGTCCGGTTCGCTGGTGTGCTCAGCAGACGGAATCCGCCTCCGGTGATAGGCTTTGAGAGATAGGACCACATCCTGTGGCTGACGGACAACGAACTCCCCAACCGTTAGATGCGCCAGTAAAGATCGTCAACTTGGTCTTCGTAGGTCTAAGTGGCGTGTTAGTGCTGGTGTGTCTACTGCTGTTCGGGCAGACCGTCGATTTCGGGTTTGTCCGGGCTGACGATGCGGACCTCATTGCTGGCAATCAGGCATTCCTGTCAGAACTGTCCAACGCACCCCGTGTCTTTCTACGGAGTTACTTTGAGGTTGACGGTGAACTAAGCAGTCTCGAGACTTACTATCGGCCGTTGGTAGTGCTGTCGTTTATGGTCGACGCACAGTTCAATGGTGGAGGCCAGGCGGCCTATCACACCACTAACCTAATCTTGCACGCGATTGTTGTTGTACTTCTCTTTGGGTTAGCCCTGCGTCTCGGCGCGGGTCGTTACGCGGCCTTTGGGGCGGCACTCCTGTTCGCTGTGCATCCACTCACGGTGCAGACAGTCAGCTGGATCGTCGGGCGCAACGATTCTTTACTCGCCATCTTTGCCTTGCTGTCCTTGATAGGGCTGGATGCAGCTGTGCGGGATAGGCGGGCATGGGGATTTTGGCTTCATCT
Proteins encoded:
- a CDS encoding sodium:solute symporter, which gives rise to MHLVDWFIVAAYLIWVVYDGLKRTKTSSAVEGYFLANRSLPWWAVGLTVMATQMSAITLVGTTGQGYADGMRFVQFYFGLPVAMIILSLTLVPFFYRAKVYTAYEYLERRFDVRTRTLASLLFLMSRGLQAGVIIAAPAVILSIVLGFNLTLTIIAIGLPTTLYTMFGGVQAVTWTDVKQMVVIVAGLAAVVFALVLGLPEDVGLGEALHIAGATGRLTTIDFQFDLNETYTFWSGLIGGLFLMLGYFGCDQSQVQRYLTAESVNAGRRSLLMSAFVKIPLQALILLTGVLVFTFYLFQAPPMLFNPVHEAEMQASSRAAEWTALDTEFQNVLDVRRAAVRDAVTARRTGNPAATRVAQAAFVEHQRSLTTIRGRAVSLVKEVTDDASYNDVNYVFPTFVTTELPIGLVGLIVAAIFAAAMSSIAAELNSLSTATVIDMYRRHIRTDASDQHYLRVSKTVTGFWGLFASLVAVYAANLGSLIEVVNRFGSFFYGSLLGVFILAVGTRRATSLGAVWGLVGGMVTVTYVAVTSSISFLWLNVVGATAVFVVGMAISTLFPAHERTVA
- the sufB gene encoding Fe-S cluster assembly protein SufB, with translation MSTATKAIEQLTSQDYKYGFVTDVEADTIPKGLSEDVVRLISAKKEEPEWLLEWRLKAYRLWTTMVEPFWPNVHYDPIDYQAISYYSAPKKKPSLKSMDEVDPEIRSTFEKLGIPLEEQKLLSGVAVDAVFDSVSVATTFREKLGELGVIFCSFSEAVRDHPELVRKYLGTVVPHSDNFFSALNSAVFSDGSFAYIPKGVKCPMELSTYFRINAASTGQFERTLIVADEGASVSYLEGCTAPMRDENQLHAAVVELVALDDAAIKYSTVQNWYPGDKDGKGGIYNFVTKRGTAAGHNSKITWTQVETGSAITWKYPGCILQGDNSVGEFYSVAVTTNRQQADTGTKMVHLGRNTRSTIISKGISAGHGQNTYRGLVRIGKGATDARNYSQCDSLLIGDRCGAHTFPYFEVRNTSSQVEHEASTSKIGEDQIFYCRQRGLSTEDAVNMIVSGFCKDVFRKLPMEFAVEAQKLLGVSLEGSVG
- the sufC gene encoding Fe-S cluster assembly ATPase SufC encodes the protein MLEITGLHASVGGKEILRGIDLSVNAGEVHAIMGPNGSGKSTLAGILAGRTEYDVTSGTARYQNENLLDMEPEERARAGVFLAFQYPVEIAGVNNAYLLKAALNEVRKHRGESELDAIEFMTLVKKQLAVLEMSPELLNRPVNDGFSGGEKKRNEIFQMAVLEPKLAILDETDSGLDIDALKIVANGVNALRSSDRSTVVVTHYQRMLNYIVPDFVHVLSGGRIVKSGGKALALELEEKGYGWIDSAAEEVRA
- the sufD gene encoding Fe-S cluster assembly protein SufD, whose amino-acid sequence is MSATSTMEVSAVYEGYQADFDRLQDGGDKEGVSAPLKSLRQKAMEHFGRLGFPTTRMEDWRFTSVAPIANRPYALGALAEVTADQIIRFLIPELSGALLVFINGRLSVSLSETGALPPGVAVQCLGDALATGLDAEEPCLVSLGTDGGQPFFALNTAFLQDGAVIRIDDGVVLRDPVHVIFISTASGEAVVTHPRVLLLVGENSQVSVIESYAGLRDAGYFTNAVTQIDAGAGSVVHHCKILRESLQSYHVAGMQARLARNAMVTSNSITLGGALVRNDIGVVLDGEGAECTLNGLYLAGGKQHIDNHTTIDHASPHCASHELYKGILDGDGRAVFNGKIIVRLDAQKTDAKQSNKALLLSERAQVNTKPQLEIFADDVKCAHGATVGQLDEDALFYLRARGLGREEARRILIQAFATDVLNRVRHKPIQMELGRILLDRLPTIATGETA
- a CDS encoding cysteine desulfurase, with the protein product MSQASASTASPPSFDAGRVRQDFPILDREVRGRRLVYLDNAATTQKPKVVLDVLTRYYTEHNANIHRGVHYLSEAATQAHEAARLTAQRFLNARQAREMIFTRNATEGINLVAQSFGRRHIGKGDEVVVTGMEHHSNIVPWQLLCEQTGALLRVVPIANDGELIWEEFERLVGSRTKLVAAVHLSNSLGTINPVSRIVELAHQHGAAVLLDGAQAAYHFPVDVQALDCDFYVATGHKLYGPTGIGLLYGKAEHLEEMPPYQGGGDMVSSVTFEKTTYNEIPYKFEAGTPHIAGAIGLGAAIEYLTGLGFDQVVLHERELLAYATDALQQIPGLKLIGTASEKASILSFVMEGIHPHDIGTIIDREGVAIRTGHHCTQPVMDRFGVPATARASLAMYNTRNDIDALVVALEQVRRVFA
- a CDS encoding SUF system NifU family Fe-S cluster assembly protein — protein: MFDLRDLYQEVILDHNKRPKNFGQLKEPERSAEGYNPLCGDKLTLHLGLKGDVICEIAFTGSGCAISKASASLMTESVKGKTLAEVRTLSARFQEMVTADAEMEPDTDALGKLSVFAGVRAYPARVKCAVLAWHTLRAAIEADHKVATTE
- a CDS encoding SUF system Fe-S cluster assembly protein, which encodes MDASAPSAMNTPPVEAPVPAQATKKVVGDPLATLKFKPKIIEALSTVFDPEIPVNIYELGLIYDVVVDADHNVRVTMTLTAPNCPAAQILPGEVKTRTASVEGVTDASVEVVWEPAWTPERMSDAAKLQLGML